The Candidatus Dormiibacterota bacterium DNA segment TCCACACACAGCTCTGACCCGCACCGCAGGCGCTGGCTCCCGTCGTCGGCGACGCGACATAGCAGCCGACGCACCCCTCCTCGTAGTTGATCGCAGCGGTGGCGTCGGCGAGTTCCTGGGTGAGTGCGACCGCGGAGTTCGCGCTCACGTCGTTGGAGGCGGCGATCGCCCCCGCGCGCACGGCTCCGGTGAGCCCGATCACCGAGCTGAGGTACTGGGAGCCGGTGGAGGCAACTGCCAGGATCAGCACGAACAGGGGGAAGACGACCGCGAACTCGACGAGCGACTGCCCCTGCGGGCGCCGGCCGTGCCGGGATTGCTGGCGGGCGGTGCGGCGCACCTCCGGATCGTCCGGTCCACGCTGCAACCGCGTCAATAAAGAAAGGTCGAGGCTTGTCTCCGCGGGGGGCATGCCGCCATCCTCGTCGGTACTCGGACCGGGCGAGCGTCCGGTATGACGCTCGTCACCGATCGGTCACCTGGCGGTGCCACGGCCTTACGACCCTTGGCAGGCGACTCCGGCCGGAGTCAGCGATCCGGCCGGGCCGCCGGGGTCGGGTCCTTCATCGCCCTTTACGACTGCTCATGAATTCTGCGGTGGACGTCGTTGAGAGTCGGCCAATCGCCTCGAACCTCATGGGAGACACCCG contains these protein-coding regions:
- a CDS encoding TadE family protein; its protein translation is MPPAETSLDLSLLTRLQRGPDDPEVRRTARQQSRHGRRPQGQSLVEFAVVFPLFVLILAVASTGSQYLSSVIGLTGAVRAGAIAASNDVSANSAVALTQELADATAAINYEEGCVGCYVASPTTGASACGAGQSCVWITRSTAPAPLNTPMEVVHVSHPVVPLIPLLKGITVQSQAGATP